In one window of Minwuia thermotolerans DNA:
- the napE gene encoding periplasmic nitrate reductase, NapE protein, with product MSDNNTAVDDEFARPADRRRAEIRTFLFTTFVVIPALAVAFVGAYGFIVWISQMIFGPPGPPPG from the coding sequence ATGAGTGACAATAATACCGCCGTCGATGATGAATTCGCCCGTCCGGCGGATCGGCGCAGGGCTGAAATCCGGACCTTTCTATTCACCACTTTTGTCGTGATTCCAGCGCTTGCGGTGGCTTTTGTGGGCGCCTACGGCTTCATTGTCTGGATTTCGCAGATGATTTTCGGCCCTCCTGGCCCCCCTCCGGGCTGA
- the hisA gene encoding 1-(5-phosphoribosyl)-5-[(5-phosphoribosylamino)methylideneamino]imidazole-4-carboxamide isomerase: MNIYPAIDLKDGKCVRLLKGRMEDATEFNPDPANQAVRFREAGFDRLHLVDLNGAFDGRSTNEAAVRAVLNATDAPVQLGGGIRDRRAIDNWLERGVTRVILGTMALRNPATVKAACRDHPEQIVVGIDARGGKVAVEGWAEQSEMDALDLAKAFEDAGVAAIVFTDIDRDGALQGVNAEATAELARAISIPVIASGGVAGIEDVKRLKALEDAGIEGVIIGRALYDGRLEPMEALRIARDNIV, translated from the coding sequence ATGAACATCTACCCCGCCATCGACCTGAAGGACGGCAAGTGCGTGCGCCTGCTGAAGGGCCGCATGGAGGACGCGACCGAGTTCAATCCCGATCCGGCCAACCAGGCGGTGCGCTTCCGGGAGGCCGGCTTCGACCGGCTGCACCTTGTCGATCTCAACGGCGCCTTCGACGGACGCTCGACCAACGAGGCGGCAGTCCGCGCGGTGCTGAACGCGACCGACGCGCCGGTGCAGCTCGGCGGCGGCATCCGCGACCGCCGGGCGATCGACAACTGGCTGGAACGCGGCGTCACGCGGGTGATCCTGGGCACCATGGCGCTGCGCAATCCGGCGACCGTGAAGGCCGCCTGCCGCGACCACCCCGAACAGATCGTGGTCGGCATCGACGCCCGCGGCGGCAAGGTCGCCGTCGAGGGCTGGGCGGAGCAGTCGGAGATGGATGCGCTGGATCTGGCGAAGGCCTTCGAGGACGCCGGCGTCGCCGCCATCGTCTTCACCGACATCGACCGCGACGGCGCCTTGCAGGGCGTCAACGCGGAAGCCACCGCCGAACTGGCGCGGGCGATCTCCATACCCGTCATCGCGTCGGGCGGCGTCGCCGGCATCGAGGACGTGAAGCGCCTCAAGGCGCTGGAAGACGCCGGTATCGAGGGCGTCATCATCGGCCGCGCACTCTACGACGGCCGCCTCGAGCCCATGGAGGCGCTCAGGATCGCGCGCGACAACATTGTCTAG
- a CDS encoding L,D-transpeptidase family protein: protein MHSVSQLRARIGRPIAGLLAGLFICLSTPQQVAAETSAKEIAPVLIQLMESGAPAGEEGTQALAEALRDFYRARSGAPLWFGAGAEGQARLAAGLEVLADAGSEGIDPNDYRLSLLAGGLAEAAKSDDAATLAATELQATLGLLRYARDVSVGRTGPARTDPNVFVAAKTFDPAPVLNAFADPAANPGDVLRAMPPSHREYAGLRDALRRYTELRGEPRRVDEGPALKPGMRDPRVAQMRTRLAFFGDLGATGAEADPELYTPLLAQAVRRFQTRHGLETDAIAGAQTLGALNVAKSERLHTIRLNMERWRWLPHELGERFVLVNIAGFQAEMVEDGRVVDQMRAVVGRTYRMTPVFSDRISYVEVNPTWTVPPKIARKDLLPRIKADPGYLAEGGYEVFAGWGEGAARLDPSSIDWSRYGEGYFPFRLRQRPGPKNALGEVKVMFPNRFDVYLHDTPARELFQRSVRAYSSGCIRLERPFDMVNWLMNVTGGPGPGEIDSLRESRKTAVVGLPDTVPVHLIYATAWTSPGGNVHFRHDIYNRDRLLNRSLQAR from the coding sequence ATGCATAGCGTGTCACAACTTCGGGCCCGGATCGGCAGACCCATCGCCGGGCTCCTCGCGGGCCTTTTCATCTGCCTCTCGACGCCGCAGCAGGTGGCTGCGGAGACTTCCGCCAAGGAAATCGCTCCGGTCCTGATCCAGCTGATGGAGAGCGGAGCGCCCGCCGGCGAGGAAGGTACGCAGGCATTGGCGGAAGCCCTGCGGGACTTCTACCGCGCGCGGTCGGGCGCCCCCCTCTGGTTCGGCGCCGGCGCAGAAGGACAGGCCCGGCTCGCGGCGGGCCTCGAAGTTCTGGCCGATGCCGGCAGCGAAGGGATCGATCCCAACGACTACAGGCTCTCGCTGCTGGCCGGCGGACTGGCGGAAGCCGCGAAGAGCGACGACGCCGCGACGCTGGCCGCCACGGAACTCCAGGCCACGCTGGGCCTGCTGCGTTATGCGCGCGATGTCTCCGTCGGCCGCACGGGACCGGCCAGGACCGATCCCAACGTCTTCGTCGCCGCAAAGACCTTCGATCCCGCGCCCGTGCTGAACGCCTTCGCCGACCCGGCGGCGAACCCCGGCGACGTGCTGCGCGCCATGCCGCCGTCCCACCGCGAGTATGCCGGGTTGCGGGACGCGCTCCGGCGCTACACGGAGCTGCGGGGCGAACCGCGCCGGGTGGACGAAGGGCCGGCGCTGAAGCCCGGCATGCGCGATCCCAGGGTGGCCCAGATGCGCACCCGGCTCGCCTTCTTCGGCGATCTAGGCGCCACCGGGGCGGAAGCCGATCCGGAACTCTACACGCCTCTGCTGGCACAGGCGGTCAGGCGGTTCCAGACCCGTCACGGCCTGGAGACCGACGCCATCGCCGGCGCGCAGACGCTGGGTGCGTTGAACGTGGCGAAGTCCGAGCGGCTGCACACGATCCGCCTCAACATGGAACGCTGGCGCTGGCTGCCGCACGAACTCGGCGAGCGTTTCGTGCTGGTCAACATCGCGGGCTTTCAGGCCGAGATGGTGGAAGATGGCCGGGTTGTGGACCAGATGCGGGCGGTCGTCGGCCGCACCTACCGCATGACGCCAGTGTTCTCCGACCGTATTTCCTATGTCGAGGTGAATCCGACGTGGACGGTGCCGCCGAAGATCGCGCGCAAGGACCTGCTGCCCAGGATCAAGGCCGATCCGGGCTATCTGGCGGAAGGCGGCTACGAGGTCTTCGCTGGCTGGGGCGAGGGTGCGGCGCGGCTCGACCCGTCGAGCATCGACTGGAGCCGTTACGGCGAAGGCTATTTCCCCTTCCGGCTGCGCCAGAGGCCCGGGCCGAAGAACGCGCTGGGCGAGGTCAAGGTGATGTTCCCCAACCGCTTCGACGTCTATCTGCACGACACGCCGGCGCGGGAACTGTTCCAGCGAAGCGTGCGCGCCTATTCGTCGGGTTGTATCCGGCTCGAGCGCCCCTTCGACATGGTGAATTGGCTGATGAACGTGACCGGCGGTCCCGGCCCCGGCGAGATCGACAGCCTGAGGGAAAGCCGGAAGACCGCGGTGGTCGGCCTGCCCGATACCGTGCCGGTGCACCTCATCTACGCGACCGCGTGGACCTCCCCGGGCGGCAATGTCCATTTCCGCCACGACATCTACAACCGCGACCGGTTGCTGAACCGCAGCTTGCAGGCGCGTTAA
- a CDS encoding YcbK family protein, which yields MNDTHDGDVRDVPRAPAIARRVFLGGLGAAALTAGFGLPSGAALAAQPVARSLSFNNLHTGERLKTVFQEHGQFDPAALGEINHLLRDHRTGDVEDIDPRLLVLLSDLRHKLGSKSPFQVISGYRSPKTNAMLASNSSGVAKKSYHMRGMAIDCYLPDVDLRKLHKAALQQRGGGVGLYARSGFVHLDVGRVRSW from the coding sequence ATGAACGACACCCACGATGGGGACGTCCGCGACGTCCCTCGTGCGCCCGCGATCGCGCGGCGCGTCTTTCTTGGCGGGCTTGGCGCAGCGGCGCTCACCGCGGGTTTCGGCCTGCCGTCGGGCGCAGCCCTGGCGGCCCAGCCCGTGGCCCGGAGCCTCAGCTTCAACAACCTCCATACCGGCGAACGCCTGAAGACGGTATTCCAGGAACACGGCCAGTTCGATCCCGCCGCCCTGGGCGAGATCAACCATCTTCTGCGCGATCACCGCACCGGCGACGTCGAAGACATCGATCCCCGGCTGCTCGTCCTGCTCAGCGATCTCAGGCACAAGCTGGGCAGCAAATCGCCATTCCAGGTGATCTCCGGCTACCGCTCGCCCAAGACCAACGCCATGCTCGCTTCCAACAGCAGCGGCGTGGCCAAGAAGAGCTATCACATGCGGGGCATGGCCATCGACTGCTACCTGCCCGACGTGGATCTGCGGAAGCTGCACAAGGCGGCCCTGCAGCAGCGCGGCGGCGGGGTCGGACTCTACGCCAGGTCCGGCTTCGTGCACCTCGACGTGGGCCGCGTCCGCTCCTGGTAG
- a CDS encoding chaperone NapD → MNSSVHIASLVVQCRPEKLGQVQTAIAAEPGTEIHAADPAGKLVVVVETATEGAITDLSFRLGHTDGVLSCNLVYHAVDDGEAAPFQGSSA, encoded by the coding sequence ATGAATTCCAGCGTCCACATCGCCAGCCTGGTGGTGCAATGCCGCCCGGAGAAACTGGGCCAGGTTCAGACCGCCATCGCCGCCGAACCGGGCACCGAAATCCACGCCGCTGATCCGGCGGGCAAGCTCGTCGTGGTCGTGGAGACCGCCACCGAGGGGGCGATCACCGATCTGTCCTTCCGCCTCGGCCACACCGACGGCGTCCTGAGCTGCAACCTCGTCTACCACGCCGTCGACGACGGCGAGGCCGCGCCTTTCCAGGGGAGTTCAGCATGA
- the napF gene encoding ferredoxin-type protein NapF — MPANPQPPDRSRRAFLGGRSRPGPPPLRPPWTDEIRLSDACTRCQACVEACPEGILTKGEGGFPAVDFRKGSGECTFCGACADACPEPVFTDTTDAPWRLKITIDEGACLPHSGVHCETCRDACEPDAIRFAPRIGGPSTPSIDFERCTSCGACIGVCPSRAMRIAPAEATR, encoded by the coding sequence ATGCCAGCCAACCCCCAGCCGCCGGATAGAAGCCGACGCGCCTTCCTGGGCGGGCGCAGCCGACCGGGTCCGCCGCCCCTACGCCCGCCATGGACCGACGAGATTCGCCTGAGCGACGCCTGCACGCGCTGTCAGGCCTGTGTCGAGGCCTGCCCGGAAGGGATCCTGACCAAGGGCGAAGGCGGCTTTCCGGCCGTGGATTTCCGCAAGGGCTCCGGCGAGTGCACCTTCTGCGGCGCATGTGCCGATGCCTGCCCCGAACCGGTCTTCACCGATACCACCGACGCGCCCTGGCGTCTGAAGATCACGATCGACGAGGGCGCCTGCCTGCCGCACAGCGGCGTGCATTGCGAGACATGTCGCGACGCCTGCGAGCCCGACGCGATCCGTTTCGCGCCACGGATCGGCGGACCCTCGACGCCGTCCATCGATTTCGAGCGCTGCACCAGCTGCGGCGCCTGTATCGGCGTCTGCCCGTCCAGGGCGATGCGGATCGCACCAGCGGAGGCGACGCGATGA
- the hisB gene encoding imidazoleglycerol-phosphate dehydratase HisB — protein sequence MRTASYERKTKETEIAVELNLDGTGVYDVATGIGFLDHMLEQLSRHSLIDLKVKAKGDTHIDFHHTTEDTGIAIGTAFSEALGDRAGIVRYGSALIPMDETLTRVALDISNRPYLIWKVQFSRPKLGDFDTELFKEWFQAFAQAGGVTLHVENLYGDNNHHIAESSFKGLARALRQGLEIDPRKSDAVPSTKGVLGGSL from the coding sequence ATGCGCACCGCCAGCTATGAACGCAAGACGAAGGAAACCGAGATCGCCGTCGAGCTGAACCTCGACGGCACGGGCGTCTATGACGTCGCCACGGGCATCGGCTTCCTCGACCACATGCTGGAACAGCTTTCCCGCCACAGCCTTATCGACCTGAAGGTGAAGGCGAAGGGCGATACCCACATCGACTTCCACCACACCACCGAGGACACGGGGATCGCCATCGGCACGGCCTTTTCCGAGGCGCTGGGCGACCGCGCCGGCATCGTGCGCTACGGCTCGGCCCTGATCCCGATGGACGAGACGCTGACTCGCGTCGCCCTCGACATCTCCAACCGCCCCTACCTGATCTGGAAGGTGCAGTTCAGCCGCCCGAAGCTGGGCGACTTCGACACGGAGCTGTTCAAGGAGTGGTTCCAGGCCTTCGCCCAGGCCGGCGGCGTCACGCTGCACGTCGAGAATCTCTACGGCGACAACAACCATCACATCGCCGAATCCAGCTTCAAGGGCCTCGCCCGGGCGCTGCGCCAGGGCCTGGAGATCGACCCGCGCAAGTCCGACGCGGTGCCGTCGACCAAGGGCGTTCTCGGCGGGAGCCTGTAG
- the hisH gene encoding imidazole glycerol phosphate synthase subunit HisH yields the protein MSVVIVDYGSGNLHSAAKAFERQAATLDRRPNILVSGRPEDAANADRLVLPGVGAFGDCRAGLKAVDGLWEAVAEFVERRGRPFLGICVGMQLMAKQGLEHGVHEGFGWIDGVIDRITPSDPALKIPHMGWNELIADTDHPVFQEFGDQPHAYFVHSFAFRGLPAAECLATVDYGGPLTAAVGRDNMVGTQFHPEKSQHVGLTLIRSFLTWTP from the coding sequence ATGAGCGTCGTCATCGTCGACTACGGTTCGGGCAACCTGCATTCGGCGGCCAAGGCCTTCGAGCGTCAGGCGGCCACGCTCGACCGGCGTCCGAATATCCTCGTCTCCGGCCGGCCCGAGGACGCGGCCAACGCCGACCGGCTGGTGCTGCCGGGCGTCGGCGCGTTCGGCGACTGCCGCGCGGGACTGAAGGCCGTGGATGGTCTCTGGGAGGCCGTCGCCGAATTCGTCGAGCGGCGCGGACGGCCCTTCCTCGGCATCTGCGTCGGCATGCAGCTGATGGCGAAGCAGGGCCTGGAGCACGGCGTCCATGAAGGCTTCGGCTGGATCGACGGCGTGATCGACCGCATCACGCCCTCCGATCCGGCGCTGAAGATCCCGCACATGGGCTGGAACGAACTGATCGCCGATACCGACCATCCGGTGTTCCAGGAATTCGGCGACCAGCCGCACGCCTATTTCGTCCATTCCTTCGCCTTCCGCGGCCTGCCGGCGGCGGAATGCCTGGCGACCGTCGATTATGGCGGACCGCTCACGGCGGCGGTCGGCCGCGACAACATGGTCGGCACCCAGTTCCACCCCGAGAAAAGCCAGCATGTCGGCTTGACCCTGATCCGGAGCTTCCTGACATGGACGCCATGA
- a CDS encoding PaaI family thioesterase, whose translation MTEIRPPEGFVEMGRSGPFAADNGPFYVRGRAGGGFDYGFVAEPRHENPNGIVHGGMLIAFADHFLGHAVVSATGQTCATVNLTTDYLASARTPSWIQGEAEIVSRSRSMVFLRALVSCGDTRLLSVSSVYRIFEPRG comes from the coding sequence TTGACCGAGATCCGCCCGCCAGAGGGCTTCGTCGAGATGGGGCGCAGCGGCCCGTTCGCCGCCGACAACGGGCCGTTCTATGTCCGCGGACGCGCCGGCGGCGGGTTCGACTATGGTTTCGTCGCCGAACCGCGCCACGAGAATCCGAACGGCATCGTTCACGGCGGCATGCTGATCGCCTTCGCCGATCACTTCCTGGGGCATGCGGTCGTCAGCGCTACCGGGCAGACGTGCGCGACCGTGAACCTGACGACCGACTACCTCGCCAGCGCTCGCACGCCGTCCTGGATCCAGGGAGAGGCCGAGATCGTGAGCCGCAGCCGGAGCATGGTGTTCCTGCGCGCCCTGGTGAGCTGCGGCGACACCCGCCTGCTTTCGGTGAGTTCTGTCTACCGCATTTTCGAGCCGCGCGGCTGA
- the hisF gene encoding imidazole glycerol phosphate synthase subunit HisF has protein sequence MLKARVIPCLDVKDGRVVKGVNFVDLVDAGDPVEQATVYDAAGADELCFLDITASHEKRGILLDVVSRTAECCFMPLTVGGGVREVADVRSLLLAGADKVSINTAAVHRPEFVSEAAEKFGSQCITVAIDAKSTGPGKWEIFTHGGRNPTGIDAVQWAREMERRGAGEILLTSMDRDGAKSGYDIPLTRTISDAVGVPVIASGGVGDLDHLADGVLEGHASAVLAASIFHFGTYSIQQAKAHMAARGVPVRPV, from the coding sequence ATGCTGAAGGCGCGGGTCATTCCCTGTCTGGACGTCAAGGACGGCCGGGTGGTCAAGGGAGTCAACTTTGTCGATCTGGTCGACGCCGGCGATCCGGTGGAGCAGGCCACGGTCTATGACGCCGCCGGGGCGGACGAACTGTGTTTCCTGGACATCACCGCCAGCCACGAGAAACGCGGCATCCTGCTGGACGTGGTCAGCCGCACCGCCGAATGCTGCTTCATGCCGCTCACCGTCGGCGGCGGCGTCCGCGAGGTCGCCGACGTGCGTTCGCTGCTGCTGGCCGGCGCCGACAAGGTCTCCATCAACACCGCCGCGGTGCATCGCCCCGAATTCGTCTCGGAGGCGGCGGAGAAGTTCGGCAGCCAGTGCATCACCGTCGCCATCGACGCCAAGTCGACCGGCCCCGGGAAGTGGGAAATCTTCACCCATGGCGGGCGCAACCCCACCGGCATCGACGCCGTGCAGTGGGCCCGCGAGATGGAGCGCCGCGGCGCCGGCGAGATCCTGCTGACATCGATGGACCGCGACGGCGCGAAATCGGGCTACGACATTCCGCTGACCCGGACGATCTCCGATGCGGTAGGGGTGCCGGTGATCGCTTCCGGCGGGGTCGGCGATCTGGATCATCTGGCCGACGGCGTCCTCGAGGGCCACGCGTCCGCCGTGCTGGCGGCCTCCATCTTCCATTTCGGAACCTATTCGATCCAGCAGGCCAAGGCACACATGGCCGCGCGCGGCGTCCCTGTGCGGCCGGTCTGA
- a CDS encoding MaoC/PaaZ C-terminal domain-containing protein: MDTQTDTAPEPLKPAAGFVSPYWEDYAIGRQWTGGHEPLTEESIIAFGRLYDPQPFHVDPEAAKDSIFGRLVGSSSQTIALMTRMWTQMLMAHDHLLAGPGYDEIRFERATEPGDVLSLRVTLVDKRPQRSRADRGMLTFLVEVLRQDGETILSARAPMICARRPAA, encoded by the coding sequence ATGGATACGCAAACTGACACGGCGCCGGAGCCGCTGAAGCCGGCGGCGGGCTTCGTCTCGCCGTACTGGGAAGACTATGCGATCGGCCGGCAGTGGACCGGCGGCCACGAGCCGCTCACCGAGGAATCGATCATCGCCTTCGGCAGGCTCTACGATCCGCAGCCCTTCCACGTCGACCCGGAAGCAGCGAAGGATTCCATCTTCGGCCGGCTGGTCGGCTCCTCCAGCCAGACCATCGCGCTGATGACGCGCATGTGGACGCAGATGCTGATGGCCCACGACCACCTGCTCGCCGGTCCCGGCTATGACGAGATCCGCTTCGAACGCGCCACCGAGCCGGGCGACGTGCTTTCGCTCCGGGTGACCCTGGTCGACAAGCGGCCGCAGCGTTCGCGCGCCGACCGGGGCATGCTCACCTTCCTGGTGGAGGTGCTGCGCCAGGACGGCGAGACGATCCTCTCGGCGCGCGCGCCGATGATCTGCGCCCGCCGTCCGGCCGCCTGA
- a CDS encoding GNAT family N-acetyltransferase: protein MDAMKKPGDHTTLVERLSSIEEVDLQDLCDATEAAIRDGNGFGWLAPPRRSVLESYWKGVILMPERELFVAWLDGRIVGSVQLLRPSRHNEAQAHIGRLTTFFIAPHARGLGLARELLRLAEEEAVEDGFQQLDLDVCATQTAAIQLYERHGFIRWGERQAYAIVDDQPVAGYFYAKVLDRRRKAKP, encoded by the coding sequence ATGGACGCCATGAAGAAGCCCGGCGATCACACCACGCTGGTCGAGCGCCTGTCGTCCATCGAGGAGGTGGACCTGCAGGATCTCTGCGACGCCACCGAGGCGGCGATCCGCGACGGCAACGGCTTCGGCTGGCTCGCGCCGCCGCGCCGCAGCGTGCTCGAGTCCTACTGGAAGGGCGTCATCCTGATGCCGGAGCGGGAGCTGTTCGTCGCCTGGCTGGACGGCCGCATCGTCGGCTCGGTCCAGCTCCTCCGCCCGTCCCGTCACAACGAGGCGCAGGCGCATATCGGGCGGCTGACGACCTTCTTCATCGCGCCGCACGCGCGCGGCCTGGGCCTGGCCCGCGAACTGCTGCGCCTGGCCGAGGAGGAAGCCGTCGAGGACGGCTTCCAGCAGCTCGATCTGGACGTCTGCGCCACCCAGACCGCCGCCATCCAGCTCTACGAGCGGCACGGCTTCATCCGCTGGGGCGAGCGGCAGGCCTACGCCATCGTCGATGATCAGCCCGTCGCCGGCTATTTCTACGCCAAGGTCCTGGACCGCAGACGCAAGGCGAAGCCATGA
- the napA gene encoding periplasmic nitrate reductase subunit alpha, whose protein sequence is MNEINITRRSVLKAQAAATAAAAAGIALPAGAQNLVTEREKTDLKWSKAPCRFCGTGCSVMVATKDNHVVATHGDVKSEVNRGLNCVKGYFLSKIMYGTDRLTRPLLRMRNGQYAKDGEFTEVSWDTAFDVMAEKFKAALKEKGPSAVGMFGSGQWTVWEGYAAAKLYKAGFRSNNIDPNARHCMASAVGGFMRTFGMDEPMGCYDDIEAADAFFLWGSNMAEMHPILWTRVTDRRLSAPHVKVGVLSTFEHRSFDLADIPMVFTPHTDLVLLNFIANHIIQTGRVNEDFVGRHTIFRRGNTSIGYGLRPEHALEKAAMNADAPSGSTDMTFEEFRDFVADYTLDKAHEMSGVPKERLLEMAELYADPDVKVTSFWTMGFNQHTRGVWANNLIYNIHLLTGKIATPGNSPFSLTGQPSACGTAREVGTFSHRLPADMVVMNPAHRQYAEKIWKLPDGTIPAEPGYHAVLQNRMLKDGKLNAYWVQVNNNMQAAPNMMEETLPGYRNPENFIVVSDAYPTVTAQAADLILPTAMWVEKEGAYGNAERRTQFWRQLVDAPGESRSDLWQVVEFSKRFSMEEVWPEELLAQAPEYRGKTLYDVLFRNGQVDAYPLSETAGDYANDEAEAFGFYIQKGLFEEYARFGRGKAHDLADFDTYHEVRGLRWPVVDGQETRWRYREGTDPYVEPGTGYQFYGYPDGRARIFALPYEPPAESPDAEYPIWLSTGRVLEHWHSGSMTRRVPELHKAVPNALCYMHIDDAREMGLRRGDEIRVVSRRGSIRTRVETKGRNRPPRGLVFVPWFDASQLINKVTLDATDPISKQTDFKKCAVRIEKV, encoded by the coding sequence ATGAACGAGATCAATATCACCCGACGTTCCGTGCTCAAGGCGCAGGCGGCCGCGACCGCCGCCGCGGCCGCCGGCATCGCCCTGCCGGCCGGCGCGCAGAACCTGGTCACCGAACGGGAGAAGACGGACCTCAAATGGTCGAAGGCGCCCTGCCGGTTCTGCGGCACCGGCTGCTCGGTCATGGTCGCCACCAAGGACAACCACGTCGTCGCCACTCACGGCGACGTGAAGTCCGAGGTCAACCGCGGCCTGAACTGCGTGAAGGGCTATTTCCTGTCCAAGATCATGTACGGCACGGACCGGCTGACCAGGCCGCTGCTGCGCATGCGCAACGGCCAGTACGCCAAGGACGGCGAATTCACGGAAGTGAGCTGGGATACCGCCTTCGACGTCATGGCCGAGAAGTTCAAGGCCGCGCTGAAGGAGAAGGGCCCAAGCGCCGTCGGCATGTTCGGTTCCGGCCAGTGGACGGTGTGGGAGGGTTATGCCGCAGCCAAGCTCTACAAGGCCGGCTTCCGCTCCAACAACATCGATCCCAACGCCCGGCACTGCATGGCCTCCGCCGTCGGCGGGTTCATGCGCACCTTCGGCATGGACGAGCCCATGGGCTGCTATGACGATATCGAGGCGGCGGACGCCTTCTTCCTCTGGGGCTCCAACATGGCGGAGATGCATCCGATCCTGTGGACACGGGTGACCGACCGCCGCCTCAGCGCCCCGCACGTGAAGGTGGGCGTGCTGTCGACCTTCGAGCACCGCTCCTTCGACCTGGCCGACATTCCGATGGTGTTCACGCCGCACACCGACCTGGTGCTGCTGAACTTCATCGCCAACCACATCATCCAGACGGGCCGGGTGAACGAGGACTTCGTCGGCCGCCACACCATCTTCCGGCGCGGCAATACCAGCATCGGCTACGGCCTCCGGCCCGAGCACGCGCTGGAAAAGGCCGCGATGAATGCGGACGCGCCGTCGGGCTCCACCGACATGACCTTCGAGGAGTTCAGGGACTTCGTCGCCGACTACACGCTGGACAAGGCGCACGAGATGTCCGGCGTGCCGAAGGAACGGCTGCTGGAGATGGCGGAGCTCTACGCCGACCCGGACGTGAAGGTCACATCCTTCTGGACCATGGGCTTCAACCAGCACACCCGTGGCGTCTGGGCCAACAACCTGATCTACAACATCCACCTGCTGACCGGAAAGATCGCCACGCCGGGCAACAGCCCGTTCTCGCTGACCGGCCAGCCCTCGGCCTGCGGCACGGCGCGCGAGGTCGGCACCTTCTCCCACCGCCTGCCGGCGGACATGGTGGTGATGAACCCCGCGCACAGGCAGTACGCGGAGAAGATCTGGAAACTGCCCGACGGCACGATCCCCGCCGAGCCCGGCTACCACGCCGTGCTGCAGAACCGGATGCTGAAGGACGGCAAGCTCAACGCCTACTGGGTGCAGGTGAACAACAACATGCAGGCGGCGCCCAACATGATGGAGGAGACGCTGCCGGGCTACCGCAACCCGGAGAACTTCATCGTCGTCTCCGACGCCTATCCGACGGTTACCGCCCAGGCCGCCGACCTGATACTGCCCACCGCCATGTGGGTGGAGAAGGAGGGCGCCTACGGCAACGCCGAGCGGCGCACCCAGTTCTGGCGCCAGCTGGTCGACGCGCCGGGCGAGTCCCGCTCCGACCTCTGGCAGGTGGTCGAATTCTCCAAACGCTTCTCGATGGAAGAGGTCTGGCCCGAGGAGCTGCTGGCCCAGGCCCCGGAATACCGCGGCAAGACGCTTTATGACGTCCTGTTCCGCAACGGCCAGGTAGACGCCTACCCGCTGTCCGAAACGGCCGGGGACTACGCCAATGACGAAGCGGAGGCGTTCGGCTTCTACATCCAGAAGGGCCTGTTCGAGGAATACGCCCGCTTCGGCCGCGGCAAGGCCCACGACCTGGCGGACTTCGACACCTATCACGAGGTGCGCGGCCTGCGCTGGCCGGTGGTCGACGGCCAGGAAACCCGCTGGCGCTACCGCGAGGGGACGGATCCGTATGTCGAGCCCGGAACGGGCTACCAGTTCTACGGCTATCCCGACGGGCGGGCGCGGATCTTCGCCCTGCCCTACGAGCCGCCGGCGGAGAGCCCGGACGCGGAATATCCGATCTGGCTGTCGACGGGCCGCGTGCTGGAGCACTGGCATTCGGGGTCGATGACCCGGCGGGTGCCGGAACTCCACAAGGCCGTGCCCAACGCGCTCTGCTACATGCACATCGACGACGCGCGCGAGATGGGACTGCGCCGCGGCGACGAGATCAGGGTCGTCTCCCGCCGGGGCAGCATCCGCACACGGGTGGAGACCAAGGGCCGCAACCGCCCGCCCAGAGGCCTTGTCTTCGTTCCGTGGTTCGACGCCAGTCAGCTCATCAACAAGGTCACGCTGGACGCCACGGACCCGATCTCGAAACAGACCGACTTCAAGAAGTGTGCCGTCAGGATCGAGAAGGTCTGA